A window of the Falco rusticolus isolate bFalRus1 chromosome 1, bFalRus1.pri, whole genome shotgun sequence genome harbors these coding sequences:
- the LOC119147481 gene encoding multiple epidermal growth factor-like domains protein 9 isoform X2, producing MSAWPSPLLWSLTTVCLTGITLGQTTTAQVPTASTPVPPSATTTQVLIASTPAPPSATNTTASAAPTAPATLSASVASTTANLVVSTAAPSADPSTKEPDKALPTAKDVTVLISGSMATSPVSTGPMAAPTSAPVSPPGMTTSPRVPSAAPFLTTPKTSNCSRVNMTACARCSPGTYPSEGTLSCSCCGGGSCIDPSACTSCPLGHYQPESGQPSCLPCPQGHYANFTRSTVCLPCPPGHFANESGAAVCRACEKGTFKGPSDNKCKLCRPGEYQLQQGKESCDLCPENHYCPSPDVTPVKCPPDAFCPTGSTEPAYCMEVFLYKAGNSCQLTPLTVILLAVFSAGGILAVFLIVLRRRQEYSKKLLKSLLLPRGSGRHTTYGGTEHTEPVYAGW from the exons ATGAGTGCCTGgccctctcctctgctttggAGCTTAACCACGGTGTGTCTAACAG GTATTACTTTAGGCCAGACAACCACCGCCCAGGTCCCTACTGCATCAACaccagtgcctcccagtgcaACTACCACGCAGGTCCTCATTGCGTCAACGCCAGCACCTCCCAGTGCAACCAATAccacagcttctgctgcccCAACTGCCCCTGCAACACTCTCAGCCAGCGTGGCATCAACCACTGCAAACCTTGTCGTGTCCACAGCAGCACCCTCTGCTGATCCAAGCACAAAAGAGCCTGATAAGGCTCTGCCCACCGCGAAAGATGTGACCGTCCTCATCTCTGGCAGCATGGCCACCTCTCCAGTGTCTACGGGACCGATGGCTGCACCCACCAGTGCCCCAGTGTCCCCTCCAGGCATGACCACGTCTCCCAGGGTCCCATCAGCAGCTCCATTCCTCACCACCCCCAAAACCTCGAACTGCAGCAGAGTGAACATGACGGCCTGTGCCCGCTGCTCCCCAGGGACGTATCCCAGTGAAG GCACCTTGAGCTGCTCGTGCTGTGGGGGGGGCTCGTGCATAGACCCCAGTGCCTGCACCTCCTGCCCGCTGGGCCACTACCAGCCCGAAAGTGGGCAACCATCATGCCTGCCTTGTCCTCAGGGCCATTATGCCAA CTTCACAAGGAGCACCGTGTGCCTTCCCTGCCCACCTGGCCATTTTGCTAATGAGTCTGGGGCTGCAGTCTGCAGAGCGTGTGAGAAAG GTACGTTCAAAGGTCCCAGTGATAACAAATGCAAGCTCTGCAGGCCAGGAGAATACCAGTTACAGCAGGGCAAGGAGAGCTGTGACCTGTGCCCAGAAAATCACTACTGCCCT AGCCCAGATGTGACCCCGGTCAAGTGCCCTCCCGATGCCTTTTGCCCCACGGGCAGCACTGAACCGGCGTACTGCATGGAGGTCTTTCTTTACAAGGCAGGGAACTCCTGCCAGCTGACTCCCCTGACGGTCATTCTCCTGGCTGTCTTCTCAGCAG GTGGAATCCTTGCTGTCTTTCTAATAGTTCTAAGAAGAAGGCAAGAATATAGCAAGAAATTGTTAAAGTCTCTATTGCTACCCCGAGGCTCAGGACGACACACAACTTATGGGGGGACTGAGCACACAGAACCTGTCTATGCTGGCTGGTAG
- the LOC119147481 gene encoding multiple epidermal growth factor-like domains protein 9 isoform X1: MSAWPSPLLWSLTTVCLTGITLGQTTTAQVPTASTPVPPSATTTQVLIASTPAPPSATNTTASAAPTAPATLSASVASTTANLVVSTAAPSADPSTKEPDKALPTAKDVTVLISGSMATSPVSTGPMAAPTSAPVSPPGMTTSPRVPSAAPFLTTPKTSNCSRVNMTACARCSPGTYPSEGTLSCSCCGGGSCIDPSACTSCPLGHYQPESGQPSCLPCPQGHYANFTRSTVCLPCPPGHFANESGAAVCRACEKGYFSSKQNAVFCLPCLPGSFCNSSSCTACLPCAAGQEALREASEACMPCLPGTFKGPSDNKCKLCRPGEYQLQQGKESCDLCPENHYCPSPDVTPVKCPPDAFCPTGSTEPAYCMEVFLYKAGNSCQLTPLTVILLAVFSAGGILAVFLIVLRRRQEYSKKLLKSLLLPRGSGRHTTYGGTEHTEPVYAGW, from the exons ATGAGTGCCTGgccctctcctctgctttggAGCTTAACCACGGTGTGTCTAACAG GTATTACTTTAGGCCAGACAACCACCGCCCAGGTCCCTACTGCATCAACaccagtgcctcccagtgcaACTACCACGCAGGTCCTCATTGCGTCAACGCCAGCACCTCCCAGTGCAACCAATAccacagcttctgctgcccCAACTGCCCCTGCAACACTCTCAGCCAGCGTGGCATCAACCACTGCAAACCTTGTCGTGTCCACAGCAGCACCCTCTGCTGATCCAAGCACAAAAGAGCCTGATAAGGCTCTGCCCACCGCGAAAGATGTGACCGTCCTCATCTCTGGCAGCATGGCCACCTCTCCAGTGTCTACGGGACCGATGGCTGCACCCACCAGTGCCCCAGTGTCCCCTCCAGGCATGACCACGTCTCCCAGGGTCCCATCAGCAGCTCCATTCCTCACCACCCCCAAAACCTCGAACTGCAGCAGAGTGAACATGACGGCCTGTGCCCGCTGCTCCCCAGGGACGTATCCCAGTGAAG GCACCTTGAGCTGCTCGTGCTGTGGGGGGGGCTCGTGCATAGACCCCAGTGCCTGCACCTCCTGCCCGCTGGGCCACTACCAGCCCGAAAGTGGGCAACCATCATGCCTGCCTTGTCCTCAGGGCCATTATGCCAA CTTCACAAGGAGCACCGTGTGCCTTCCCTGCCCACCTGGCCATTTTGCTAATGAGTCTGGGGCTGCAGTCTGCAGAGCGTGTGAGAAAG gctATTTTAGCTCTaagcaaaatgcagttttttGTCTGCCTTGCCTGCCTGGATCATTTTGCAA cagcagcagctgcacggCGTGcctgccttgtgctgctgggCAAGAGGCTCTTCGGGAGGCGTCGGAGGCGTGCATGCCCTGCCTGCCAG GTACGTTCAAAGGTCCCAGTGATAACAAATGCAAGCTCTGCAGGCCAGGAGAATACCAGTTACAGCAGGGCAAGGAGAGCTGTGACCTGTGCCCAGAAAATCACTACTGCCCT AGCCCAGATGTGACCCCGGTCAAGTGCCCTCCCGATGCCTTTTGCCCCACGGGCAGCACTGAACCGGCGTACTGCATGGAGGTCTTTCTTTACAAGGCAGGGAACTCCTGCCAGCTGACTCCCCTGACGGTCATTCTCCTGGCTGTCTTCTCAGCAG GTGGAATCCTTGCTGTCTTTCTAATAGTTCTAAGAAGAAGGCAAGAATATAGCAAGAAATTGTTAAAGTCTCTATTGCTACCCCGAGGCTCAGGACGACACACAACTTATGGGGGGACTGAGCACACAGAACCTGTCTATGCTGGCTGGTAG